Below is a genomic region from Brassica oleracea var. oleracea cultivar TO1000 chromosome C9, BOL, whole genome shotgun sequence.
GCTCGGATTGAGATTCCACTTTAAGAATGTGATCTCCAGACCAGACCTCAAGAACTTTAAATGTTCCTGCCCCATCCCTCGCATTGTCAGAGTTCACAGAAATGCCAAAACAAAAAGATTTTCCTTCTAAAGCTCTGATAGGTTCTGGTGGAGCTCTGGATCAATCTGTAAACATGTAAACTTAGGATTTGCGCATATTAAATCAAATGCTTAAGAGCAGAAACCAAACATACCTCATCATAGGAGCCATCCCACAGATCAACAGCTTCATGTCCAACAATGGTCTTAGCAACAGTGTTCAACAACATCAACTTACATGTTTCTGCGTCATCCCTCACAATCAAATGAAGCTTGAACCTATTAAAGTTCACGAAATTAATTTAGAGTGGTGTGAAAATATATTGAAAAATCGAATAAAGAACTAAAGACTTGAAAATATGCGCTTACAGAGGTATCACTTCTGTGATTTTAACTTGGCACTTCTCACAACGCCAAAGTTGGTTGTCGTCATGGTTTGATGCAAGTTTTATGGCACGATGTTTGCAACCTTTATGCCCAAAGTAGAACCATGCCCAATCAGTGTCAACAGCTGCAATTGAACAAATGATTTTGCAGTTCTCCACCTAGGAATATATGATCACGTTTATATTACAATAAGATTAGTGGCACTTTACTAAATAAAAATCTTTACTAAATAAAAATTCTTCTGTAGGAATATAACCAGATTTGAAACAAAGAGTTCCGAAATCATCTTGATCTCAAGCTTGTTCCAGTCATCTTCTTGTAAAACGATTTCTTTCTTACCATATTTCTTCTCAATAACAGCAAGAGGAAGCTCGTCTTCCACCAGTCTATACATATATGTAGAAAATATTTACTGTCTAAGGAAATTACCAAGATATAACAAAAAAAAAAATAAGTCTATCAAAACTTACTTCTCCTTGAACTGTAATGCTTACTCCATAGTTAGATCAAGATAAACAATGGATGCATCAAAAGCATTTGCGATTTTCACCTCACCTATTAACACCCAGATAGAATTAGGCACATAAAAAGAATACAATAATATGAAAACGCATTTAAAAACATACCTCTGTAAAAACTGATTTTGGCGAACCTGATCAAACAGATCAGTGGTTGTTCACATTTAACATAAGCCTCCAATTGCTCTGCATATTTTCCCCATAAACAACATGCAAGGTCCTTACCACTAAAAAAGCACAGCTATTAGCACAAGTAAATCAGAAAGTCGTGTACGCAAGCCGGAAAAAAATATAAAAAAAACTTACTTTGCATCAACCAAACGAAATTGAACTTTTTTCCGGTCCTGTCCTTTAACTTGGACGGTTTGAACTGGTTCAAGGCTTACGGTTTTCCCATAACATCTGTAAGATGAAAAAACACATTAGTATACAGAAGAACATTCAAAACCAGAAAGTGAAACTAAATATCGGAAACATTGACATAAAGGTATTACCAATAAGGAAGTTGGTCTTTAAGTTCCCATCATTGATGTCTTCGTATATGGCAAGAGGCAGGAAGATGCTATCTTGAATTAGGTCAGAATTTGTTATCACAGTTTCGTAACTGATCGTTATTTTGTATGGATGGCTTGTTGGCCGATATTGGCCCGATGCTTGCGAAACGGAAAACGTTGTGAGAACACACCATTTTCTCAGGGGTAGTTTTCGCTGGACACTCAAAATGTGATTCCTTTTGCACATAGCAATAATCTTTTCACCCTACAAAAGAATCACAACATAATGTAAGTTATGCATATTAAGGAACTCTAAAGTAATGATTGATTGCGTTTTGAAACTTACTTGTTCATCGGTCAGAACCATTTGAAGAGTCTTCCCACCAGAACCAGTGTTTTGCAGCCATGAATGTAGCACTTTCACTTGAGATCGCCATTTAGTCTTAAATGGTTTCAAGTCTTTGACAGGCATGAGACTTCCGTTGTTTGCCATTTTATGTGTTTTGGTTTAGATCGCAAAATGAATGTTGTTATTGAAAGTAGAATGAAGGATATATATAGATATATAGGTGGTATATTGATGATAGGTAAATCTAAACTAATTATTATAAAACTTGATGAGCAAGTCGTTCAAGATAAGGAATATACTTAATATTCAAATATTTTTTCAAAGATTTTTGTGGTTACACTTTTGATCACGTAATCACGTAATTAGGGAGGTTAAAATTTTGATATTTAAAATTGGTTGTAATCAACCG
It encodes:
- the LOC106314394 gene encoding uncharacterized protein LOC106314394 gives rise to the protein MANNGSLMPVKDLKPFKTKWRSQVKVLHSWLQNTGSGGKTLQMVLTDEQGEKIIAMCKRNHILSVQRKLPLRKWCVLTTFSVSQASGQYRPTSHPYKITISYETVITNSDLIQDSIFLPLAIYEDINDGNLKTNFLIGNTFMSICYGKTVSLEPVQTVQVKGQDRKKVQFRLVDAKFAKISFYRGEVKIANAFDASIVYLDLTMELVEDELPLAVIEKKYGKKEIVLQEDDWNKLEIKMISELFVSNLVENCKIICSIAAVDTDWAWFYFGHKGCKHRAIKLASNHDDNQLWRCEKCQVKITEVIPLFKLHLIVRDDAETCKLMLLNTVAKTIVGHEAVDLWDGSYDEIDPELHQNLSEL